A single genomic interval of Spinacia oleracea cultivar Varoflay chromosome 6, BTI_SOV_V1, whole genome shotgun sequence harbors:
- the LOC110803252 gene encoding 23 kDa jasmonate-induced protein: MANSFGQVVDNDKLDEMPRYVGKAKSQEDRAREAMNLTNEYDKNGKARKYVEGVKADYGNGASTLCMVYNATGETLYYSTTRDWYGYIGRTPYPFEIGNGQWASFLHVHQTSASSGSEAALVFRGKNKTGQSRDFLVAWDTPWSSFSKNKAYSDVGAVGSFNSRWNAVKDKLENSQYTQETNKDGVIIEVSTASGTSPLFTAKIITPYRP; the protein is encoded by the exons atggcaaattccTTTGGTCAAGTGGTTGATAATGACAAGTTAGATGAGATGCCTAGGTATGTAGGCAAAGCCAAAAGCCAGGAAGATAGAGCAAGAGAAGCAATGAATCTGACGAATGAGTATGACAAGAATGGAAAGGCAAGAAAATATGTAGAGGGAGTTAAGGCAGACTATGGTAATGGAGCCTCCACGTTGTGCATGGTTTACAACGCTACTGGAGAAACTCTATACTACTCCACCACTAGAGATTGGTATGGCTACATTGGTCGGACACCTTACCCTTTCGAGATTGGGAACGGCCAATGGGCGTCCTTCCTTCATGTCCACCAGACTAGTGCCTCCTCCGGATCGGAGGCGGCATTGGTCTTCCGTGGTAAAAACAAAACTGGACAATCCCGCGACTTTCTCGTCGCTTGGGATACCCCCTGGTCCTCCTTTTCCAAAAACAAG GCTTACAGTGATGTTGGTGCCGTTGGGAGTTTCAATAGCAGGTGGAATGCTGTAAAGGATAAATTGGAGAATAGCCAGTATACACAAGAGACCAACAAAGATGGAGTTATCATAGAGGTTTCTACTGCTTCCGGCACATCTCCGTTATTCACAGCCAAAATTATAACCCCTTACCGTCCATGA